From a region of the Mycolicibacterium sp. MU0050 genome:
- a CDS encoding LLM class flavin-dependent oxidoreductase, producing MGQPPMRWRDVERYVETVQGLLRGEVVSWDGAAVQLLHSPGLAPERPISVPFVFAADGPKGQAVARRLGSGVFSTRAPIPGFDWSVVLTLGTVLEDDESPESERVLAAAGHAGGVLLHFLHTTGQLPADEEALWLQGYAGIPAERRHLAMHHGHLVHLNEQDKPYVTGTRLAEWGLAKKAGDWVDQFRQVEQRGGTEVAFQPAGPDIRRELEAFAAAFARYRGN from the coding sequence ATGGGACAACCGCCGATGCGCTGGCGGGACGTGGAGCGGTACGTCGAGACGGTGCAGGGCCTGCTCCGCGGGGAGGTGGTGAGCTGGGACGGCGCGGCGGTGCAACTGCTGCACTCCCCGGGGTTGGCGCCCGAGCGACCGATCAGCGTGCCGTTCGTGTTCGCCGCCGACGGGCCGAAGGGTCAGGCCGTGGCGCGCCGGCTGGGCAGCGGTGTCTTCTCCACCCGGGCACCGATTCCCGGCTTCGACTGGAGTGTCGTGTTGACGTTGGGCACGGTGCTCGAGGACGACGAGAGCCCGGAGTCCGAGCGGGTCCTGGCCGCGGCCGGCCATGCGGGCGGGGTGTTGCTGCACTTCCTGCACACCACCGGGCAACTGCCCGCCGACGAGGAAGCGCTCTGGTTGCAGGGCTACGCGGGAATCCCCGCGGAGCGAAGGCATCTGGCGATGCACCATGGTCACTTGGTGCACCTCAATGAACAGGACAAGCCCTACGTCACCGGGACGAGGCTGGCGGAGTGGGGCCTAGCGAAGAAGGCGGGGGACTGGGTGGACCAGTTCCGACAGGTTGAGCAAAGGGGCGGAACTGAGGTGGCTTTCCAGCCCGCCGGACCCGACATCCGCCGGGAGCTGGAAGCGTTCGCCGCGGCGTTCGCACGCTACCGCGGCAACTGA
- a CDS encoding TetR/AcrR family transcriptional regulator has translation MDDAEQVTESKSAQTRAKILDAAAHVLSVRGYAGLRLTDVAAEAEIQAPAIYYYYPSRDALIEEVMWAGIADMREHVTAALADLPDGTPPLDRLDTAVATHLRHALEISHYTTASIRNAGQVPLAIRKRQIREEERYGEVWRNLINELAREGQLRPELDLYIAQMLVLGSLNWAVEWWDPRRGSLEAVVANAQSVIRHGLAVAD, from the coding sequence TTGGATGACGCCGAACAGGTCACGGAGTCCAAGTCCGCACAGACGCGCGCCAAGATTCTCGACGCTGCCGCCCACGTGCTCAGCGTGCGGGGTTATGCCGGGCTGCGCCTGACCGACGTCGCGGCGGAGGCCGAGATCCAGGCGCCGGCAATCTACTACTACTACCCCTCCCGCGATGCGCTCATCGAAGAGGTGATGTGGGCCGGAATCGCCGATATGCGCGAACACGTCACGGCCGCGCTCGCCGATCTGCCCGACGGCACCCCGCCGCTGGACCGCTTGGACACCGCTGTGGCGACCCACCTGCGGCACGCCTTGGAGATCTCGCACTACACCACCGCCTCCATCCGCAACGCCGGACAGGTCCCGTTGGCCATCCGTAAACGTCAGATCCGCGAGGAGGAGCGGTACGGCGAGGTTTGGCGCAACCTCATCAACGAGTTGGCCCGCGAGGGGCAATTGCGGCCCGAGTTGGACCTGTACATCGCGCAGATGCTGGTCCTGGGCTCGTTGAACTGGGCGGTGGAATGGTGGGACCCGCGCCGCGGCTCGTTGGAGGCCGTGGTCGCCAATGCGCAGAGTGTGATCCGGCACGGGCTCGCCGTCGCCGACTAG
- a CDS encoding LLM class flavin-dependent oxidoreductase, with protein MTLTMSCVLVPEARSAEYARIAEDLGYARAWFYDSPALYSDVWVRMCQAAERTDRIGLGTGVMVPSNRHPLTTASAIATLVDVAGPTGYAWEWGPVSRRGWRWDNRRCAGGTWSGTSRRCRACSAGRW; from the coding sequence ATGACGTTGACCATGTCGTGTGTCCTGGTGCCTGAGGCGCGCAGCGCCGAATACGCACGGATCGCCGAAGACCTCGGCTACGCCCGCGCGTGGTTCTACGACTCGCCGGCCCTTTACTCCGACGTATGGGTGCGGATGTGCCAGGCCGCCGAGCGCACCGACCGGATCGGTCTGGGCACCGGCGTGATGGTGCCCAGCAACCGCCACCCCCTGACGACCGCCTCGGCGATCGCGACGCTGGTCGATGTCGCCGGCCCGACCGGTTATGCGTGGGAGTGGGGACCGGTTTCACGTCGCGGGTGGCGATGGGACAACCGCCGATGCGCTGGCGGGACGTGGAGCGGTACGTCGAGACGGTGCAGGGCCTGCTCCGCGGGGAGGTGGTGA